The genome window attaaataacacaaaaataaaattaaattaaattagataaaaattaaataagaaaatatgaaattgaagaatttttatttattatattcctaaaattatgaataaaataaaataatatataattttattaaataaaattaggtgaaaataaaataaaacaatacaaaattaaataatttattattacttttctTAATACTATGACTTAtgattgttttctttttcaaattattttggATCTCTGCTCTATTTTTATAGGAAACTACTTTTTACTAGTCAGTTCTCTTAGAGAACACTTGATCTATGACTATTGATATTAATACTCTTCTGTCCAAAATTATACGACATCCACTTAAAGTTTTGTTTGGTCGTTTGTAGTGGAATGAgaaacccaaaaataaataaagtaaagtaaaaaaaagtatgaaaaaaattgcaagaaatgggatatttagtatattgccTTTGTTTGCACATCCGATTTTTAAGTAGAGGTAAAAAATCGCACACACTTTAATTTTAACTTAGCAATTTTTCTTCCTTTAAGTAGACTTCTTCTGGTGAGGATCTGTGAAAGTTTTGCTTGCTGAAAATATCACGAaacttgttttaaaatttcttgAATTTATTACACTTATTAGTATGAATGTCTTGAGAACAAAATAAAccatttcttaatttacttttattagatgaaaagtgaaaataataaagaaaaatcatttttattataaaaatatgaatgccTGATTTTGTGGATTACTAAATACTAAACTCTTTGCTAGTCCTGCATGCCCTGTTGCTTAGCCTCTTTTGTGGACGTCAACAACTTAACTACATAAGCGTCGACTCGACCGATTCTCAGGCTTCTCTTCTTTATAGttgctgttttctgttttctattCATTTGCCCGGCGACTGGGGCACTTTTTGCGCAGCGTTGATTTCCGTTGCTGTATGTAAAAGTGCAACTTGAGGCCCACTCACACtcaagtgtgtgtatgtgtgtgtgtgtgtgcatgtgtgagagtgtgtgtcaCATGGCAGCAAGTGGTTAGAAAACTAAACTGTTGCCATGTGACAAGTGGCAGCTTGACGACTACTATAGCAATGAAGGAGATGCCGACGAACACAAGGAGACGTAGACGCAGGCTCAGACAACGTcaacggcgacagcgacgtcgacgtcgacgtcagcaTCAATGACGCTTGGCGTGCACtttgcaacaaacaaaacaaggcAGAAGCCTGCTGCACCTGCTGCGATGCAAGTGAACAAGCagacgatgatgatggcgatggcgatgacgatggtGATGTTggggatgatgatgatgatgtcgaGGCAGGCGACAACTTTggcctgttgttgttttagctAAAAACTGTAGTGCGCACTCAAGATTGCCACAAAAGGTAACATTAACAGGGTGCAGAGATCGGTGGAACAGCAACAGACGCTCATTTGAGCACTCAAGTAATGAGTCGCAACAGGAGGGAGCGCAACAGTCGCAAGTGCAGTGCAAAAGGGTTAAGTACAAGAATTTAAAGGACTTGCACACATGCCTGCATCTAAACAAGTTGTATAACAATGTCTATTGAACTCGCAGTGGCGGGGTTAAAGGTGAAATCCACACTCTTTCACACACAAAGCCAAAAGCCGAACAATAAAGTCACTTGGCAACACAATACATGGAAAATCATTTAACACCGAAATCGGATTATGAAGCTCATATGGAGTCCAGTCAATAGTCGAGCGACTTCGAGAGATTGTCATCGCCTTGGCCaaggcaacaggcaacaggcaaccagcaacaggcaacaacaacaattgaaaatcatttgaaaCCTTTCAAATGTTGCACAAAagaaattgatttcatttgagCAGTCGCTTCATGCCTGaagatttgatttaaattcGCACGACATTCTCCATTTCACtctatccctctctctctctctctttcttactTGGCCAACAGCTGCATCTCTTGAAGCAGGCGAACAATCGATGGCCAGGAGTTAGACGTGGCACAATGTCCATCGCCCATCGCCCATCACAGGCATCTGTCTGTTGCATTTGCCAGTCAAAGTGAGAAATGCATAAAAGATATAAAGATGGCTCGCAGAAATTCAATAATGTAACCCGGCTCCAGCTTCCGGCAAGAATGAGGCGAACTGGAGCGCATTTAATTCTCAGCCCGAAAGTAGGCAATGCAAATATAGAGCACAAAGTGTTGAAGGATGCAATTATTTGTGTAAAGAAAAGAGGCAAGAAATTACTGCGttcaaaacaatgcaaaagtaTTCAAATAAAGCATTTGTTTAACAACCAGaaaatttccaaattatttTCACTATTTCTCACTTGTGcttgtctctttctcttaccTACTATTTGCTGTGCGAAAGCCTCTTTAAtcttttgtgtaatttatgcaattttgagGCTGAAGGGTCAACctacaaccaacaacaaacaaagcaaacgaaaTCCTTATAAATCTCAGATGGGCATATCAAATTAACccaacttaaaatatacccatCAGCTGGCGCACCTTCACAATTCTATCACCACCTTACTTCCATGTAAAACTGGCTTACCCAACTGGCTTCCAGTCAGTTGACTTCCAGCACATTAAGTTTAGAAATCAGCTTAACTAATTTCCACGTCCAGGACCCTTCTTAGTAATTCAATTAGCAGTAAATCTTTACAAATAGAAGactggacacacacacacacacttacacacagaCAATCTCATAGTGAAAGATGGGtaatactttttaatataaattatgtgaAACTGGGCGCCCGAAAAAAGCAGCTCAGGCAGTTAATAGTTTTGCCTTTTGGGTAACAAAAGGCTTACCTCCGGCGAGCCGTGGGCGGATTTATCTATtctattttgtaatttttaatttcgcaACTAATGCGATTATTCACGGCTGACGGAACACGCTGGCAATAAAAATGACCAACGTGTAAGCCACGTTTAACACtcggtttatttttagttaacGGCCCAGTCCCAGTCCCTGTCCCTGTCCCTATCCTTGCCTCTCCTCCTAACACAttctaaaacaacaacatcgaaaaAACTCACTAaaagagagaacaaaaaaaaatgaaaacaaaactattCACACACCAGCGCATGGCTCAAACTTTAAGCTTTATAGTTGCAAGCCAAAATAAAATAGgatcataaataaaatctaaCTGAAGCTCGCATACTCTAGAGTTGTGTAACATATCACATAACAAAGACAAGCttataacataattaatagtaaatgttttaaataaatttcttagTTACTatttaagaaaacaaaatttaaataaactttaagaAATATGTATCTATTATATGACGACttttaataccaaaaatgtcTTATTAATAAATCACTTTATAgacttttttaatatatttatttatttatattaattgtctTTAGCTCCGCTTTGcattttctaataaatttcTTAGTAACttgttattgaaataaaattaaaatatcaatatattctAAACAGTTTGTGAATACCTTTTAACagaataaatttcatattaataaatcaCTTTCTGAATTTTGCtaaaattacttatttttgatttgaacTCGATGTATACTATTTAATGTAGTTTAACTAAGCATTGCatctaataaattttgtattcgaataaaatttaaatatcactttgatttaaatacaaagagcataaatttaatattaattgataaGTTTGaagatttcattaaatatattttacatatatagatGTGTTGAATATATTATGAAATCCACAAATTTTTTTAGTAACTActtattgaaatacatttgaaagaattaaaattaaattatcacattataaatatattttactttttattgcaAGGTCTAACAAATTCACTAAATCAATTTTctttgcataaattttgtCATATATTTGAGGCGACAGATTTGAATTCGATTTGCCAATTTGTATTGCTTCTAGCGCTAGCAACCaataattgtatttctttAGATATTCTTTAGACAttcatttaattgatattaatttgAGTTGCAACAAACTGCATCAGAAATTTGTGTGCTCCCATAAAAGTCGATGTAAAGTGTAGAAAAATTGTCTCAAAATGCAGCGAGGCGTGCAAATCGTACAGAAAGTTAAAAATGACCAGAGTCTAACCCGGACATAGTGGTCTAAGGGTTCGAGGTTCGGAATGAGAAAGTTCCGCAATGCAGCGACTGACCAGCCCAGATCCCACTTGACaaacaggcagacagacagaagaaCTTAAAGCCCTGCCACGTGCCCATTTACAGTTATGACCGCTTAAAGAAGCAGAAACacttaacatttaattaaaattttgcaattacGAGCTAGAAGATGCCTTAGTCAATGCTGAGTGAAATTGCTGGCAGCATCGAGAAAATGCCATGGTTAAGAGTGTTGAGATGCCAACTGTTTGTTTTGACGAGCCAAGACAATGTTGCAACGATACTAGTTGCATGCACCTTAAGAGCTATTTCAATGAACTTGGCACAACACTAATTGCCACTTAAAGGCAGCCAAGTGATTGAGTCTGGCCACTGTCACAAAGCAACGACATTGGTTTCGACattttaacaattaattagTTTCATTGTGCCACAGCCCGAGAACAGACAAGAGACAAGCTCTTATCTGGCTTCTCTCGCATCTCTCGGCTAACATTCGTTTTGCAGCAGGATGCATTACACGCttggctgctgcagctgcagctgcagtccTTACGCATATCCCGAATGTCTTTGGAAATTCCTTTGTGTGCATGCACGTGCCAACaatgtatgcatatatattttatgggcGTGGGCGATGGGCGGTGGGTGGATGAACTGTGGGGGTGTGGCATCAAAGTGCATGCAAAATACGTGCCATGCATGCGCAAGCCGCgtgctatttatttttattacgcAAAGCATCCAAAGTTTTACACATTACTTTtattcagcagcagcagcagcaagagcagcagctcATAGCAAGTTTTGTAGTCCTGGGATAGAGTACAAAATCGCATAGGTGGCACCCAAGCGACAAGCTgctccaactccgactccaactccaactgctGTCCTCACTGACATGTTTAATAAATGGCAGAAGCTGTCAAGAGGCCAcattgtttgtgttgttgcttaacCTTCAGCGAACAACTGACTTCGAAAAGTTTCCCCAGTTCCCCAAGAAACTCTATATTACATACGAGcgagtacatacatatatatataatatatagtacaaCCATATAGAGTCTATGAATTATGAGTTTCTAGTATGTAACGTACGTTTTAACAGGTATCTGCTTAAACtttcattgtttatttatagaaattccCCCTTCAACTTTCTCGTAAAACAAACTGTATTTTAAATTGGactgtaatttaaatttacttaaagttcgttatgaaaaatataaattaatattgattttcaACAGTTTTGAATACAGCTTTACATGTTATGGATTGTTAGAAACGACAATGAATATTTCAATCAacaattaatacaatttaatttcaacaacaaattcatatACTAGTTCATGTacaatatatatctatatctatatttaaGCTGGGCATCATTTgctcatttaaatttgaaatttatttatatttgaccAATCAAATTTTATGCATCGCGTAATCGtaaatatttcgaatataCTCTGCATCGTTTAAGGTATTTTAAGAATAGACATTAATATGTtagattataataaaaataaaatcacattagaaaagaagttatttaaaacaaactttacaaatcataaattagaggaatattttattattattcacatttgagaaattgtatttgttagACATATTGTAGAGCATTTTAAAATCAGCTTACATCGCTAATAcaactttgtttattttgtttgaaaaagCCAGCAAAACATTTGGCAATTGCACGACGTTATTgcatatgaaaaataaattatgcaacGAGCCAAACGAGCCATTCGCGTCGGCGTTTCATAGGCCTAATTAGCGAGTGGCATGGCCAAAACGAAGGACCATAatcaaattacacaaaatGCGATGTGTGTGGCCAATTAAAGGGCGGGGGCTAAGAGAACTCtgtaattttcattataaatcaaaaattgatGGGAAAAACTGTGCCGCAATTAAGCAGCCCAGCAtcaggatgaggatgaggatgacgaTGGGCAGGAGATGGATTGGACCACAGTGCATGGAAGTAGTTTAGCACCTAGCGATGGCTAtaaaaaatgtgcaattttCACAACACATATTTCCCTTTTGGCAAAAAGCCAGCAACAAACAATGAAAcccaaaataacaaaaaaaaaagaaaaaggcaaaaaatgGGAAAGCAAATAGGAGAGCAAAAAATTTGCAGGCCGTAAATAACCGAGGAAGCCAAGTAAACAGCGACTGGCAGCCGCAAAAAGCCAAAACTCactgcgaatgcgaatattcttggaattttcatttgttgtagCGAGTTTCGGCTGCGGTGTTAGTATTcgtgttgttgatgttgctgttgctgttgctgctgtttctgttgttgttgttgttgttgctgctgattctGTTCGCGCTTTTATTAGTATTGGTGTTGGGAAACTGGTGTTGAGGTCGCATCGCATACTCCTAGTTAGAAATGCCCCATCCGATGCTGTCAGACCAATttgtcgctgtgtgtgtgtgtgtgtgtgcgagtgtgtgtgtgtgtgactgtgtgtggcATAATGGTcttgctggtgctgctgcatTGTCGCTTCATTTTTGCAGCAAAGTGTGGCAAAATATGTTGACAGGAAATGTTATGCGAATTTCACTGcgtataaaatgaaatttacgTGAATTTTCGGTGCGCCCTTTTCTTCTATGGTTTTCGTTGGTTTTGTATCAGGTTTTCTTTCTGCATCCAAGTTACAGGgaaatttcaactttaataAAACGTACACAATGAAGTAGAGTATATATTTGCTTCAACCCttcagttaattaaaattattattgtttattattctaatgtaaaattattattgtttattattctaatgtaattaattgcatttcgcATAAACAATGCAAgcttcacaaaaaaaaataaaattgtgataATTCTAGATATTGGATGACCAATGAACTCATACCTactcaaataataatatttaaacacGCAAGTACAGGGCTTGTCGCGCTCTTGAACTAACTCGTAAATCATTAATTTTTCGCATTTGTGTGCTCTCTGTTTATGTAGAAATTATGTACCCCAATACTATGTTATATTGAAGTATACAGTTTAGATATTAAGCAAAGAGTCAATTATACAGCGTTCAATATTAGCCAAACTTACTTCTACACAATGTTCTTTTgttagtatttgttttttttttgccctaATCTTTATCTAGTGTTCATTCGCTTGTGGAAAAGTCagtgcatttaaatataaattttagtgTTACTCAAAATTCACGAAAATGCATTAATTGAACAGTATATTACCGACGCagagttttaaaatattttctaattaaacaATACCGAATCAGGCAAAGTTAAGGTAACACAATTACTTTGCACACTACCAATatagaatttttatatatagaatcataaagaattttcaattataatatactaaaattccAGAATAGCTTGATGATGTCACGGAATGCAAATCATTGAACGACAACGAAGAAGACAACTGTAAATACGCCTTTAAGTAGAagtaactaaaaaaaaatgaataataaaaaaaaatacgaggTGTGAATACTGTAATCAAGCTACAAATAGTAAATGCAGCAAAAAACTGGTTTCAGTTAGTCGCTCTAATTGTAGCaactataaaaagaaattgaatagCTGAGAAACTATTCAGTTCTAAGAAAATGAGTAAACAACAGACAAGTCTCTATTCAGTGCTGCTGCTTTGCGGGTTGCTAGCTTTGGTTGAGGTAAATATGTGTGAAATCTACAATTCCTAGATTGAAATATAATGATAAAGTTTCATTGCAGTGTCGGCATCCTTTCGATTTCTTTGAAGAGAGCTTTGAAGATTTTGAGCACTGTCTTCAAAGCAATAACATCACCCATGATGAGTACGAAGCATTTGAAGCGTTCGGCAACAAGGAAAACTTGCTTAAAGATAAAGTCGAGGCGAAATTCAAGTGCAACATTGACTGTCAATTGCAAAAGCAACCGATAAAATGGTTGAATCAACAGGGTCGAATGGACCTGAAGCTAATGAATGCCACAACTGAGGCAGCTGAATCCATTACCAATTGCATGAGAGATGCGCTTAATGAGCAGTGCTCCTATAGCTTTAAGCTGGTTATATGCGCCTATTTGGCAAATCATCCCGTGGTTGATTATGAATACAACGAGGAGTCGTTATTCGAATTGCCAGCTGATGACTATGAGTATCAGACGGAAGAGTCTCATGAAACTGTTAATAATGCCAACACTATATTGAAtgtattgcaaataaatatacccaattaattaaataaagcacaattggtatacaaatataaataataaataataaatatttgttatatttcaaaatatgccaagaATATAGCATAATGGGGTTGGAGATACTGAAATATAggaaaaatatgtcaaaatacCATCAAAAGAACCGAGAATATACCTAAATAAGCCAAGAATATACCATACACGTGGTTAGagatatactgaaatatagcAAAATCAGTATatgatataccacaaaaagaagctaatgaaaatatcaaagGAATATACCACTAAAGACccataatataccacaaatgtgttaaaatgaaatgtaccAAATcggtataatatatattataaaatgtatcaATATTATACCCTCTAAAAATACCATAggaatataccacaataatccaataatataccatacatgAGCCTTTTATTGCTGGTATATAATTTccattcaattgaaatgagGCAATAACATTGAGATATATAATACTACTGATTAGTAAGTCAATttatcaatataaaaaaaagagatgaaTAATTAGACAAACATTTGTATTACCTAACATTGTAAGCATTTTAACTGATCGAAATATTCTACGAAGGGCAATTATATACTGTAAAATGCCGTGATTAAgcaaattatattgtattttaatgcGAAGATGCATGACGAttaataaatgataataaatagCTCAAAAAGGTATATAAAGAATGCTTCTAAAGCGGCAGAATTagttaatatttttgattCGAAAGCGGAATATTAGAAAATGACTGTGATTTTGAAAAGCATTATTTTCATTGGGATCTTTGCTGTGTTTCTTGGTCTAGTGCATGTAAGTTTAGTTTCAAAGTCTCGTCTGATTGAATTCATAACTTGCCTAATTCGATCAGAGCTTTTCTGACGATGATCTGGATATGGCTGTGAACCAATGTTTGGAGGACAACAACATTAGCAGAGAAGAATATGTGGCTCTCATGAACGTGACTAGCTCAGAGGAATCCGACGATGATttagaaatgaaatacaaatgtGCTCTTCATTGTCTGGCTGTCGCACTGGAAGTCGTCGACTCCAATGGCTATGTGGATGTGGAACTTGTGGAAAATCATGGCAAGCTCACTGAAGACAATTATGTGGCATTTACTGAATGCAAGGAGGAGAACGATTACTTGGAGGATATGTGTGAATATGCCTATAAATTCGTGATTTGCTTACAAACAAGAATTGACTTAAACGCATTTAACAATGAAACTGATTAAGTAAACTGAGTGCTAATCagtattaaatgaaaatacttgCGATCAAATAATATCAAATCGTAAAAAAACCTATCATTATATAGTTATAGTTATATTCTAATACAATATCtaattacaataacaacttTAAATGATTAAATGCACTTTTGCCCTGGGTGTTGACGTTTTCTAAAGATAAACGAATTTAAACGTGGtcaaaaaataacaactgtgcaatgcaattaattaataaacatgCCGCGTTTGGctgatttgcataattaaaggAAATGGCATTGCGTACCACGGGGCGTATGAATCATATTAATTGTATTGGCGTGCAGCTTTAATTGATTTGCGATAACAATGTGCACATTTATCGAACGGCCGTTAGATGCAGGTATACAATGCCCCACAACCATGTGTGTACTCTCtactattaataataatagatgATTGCTGCTATCAGCCCGGAGGCCTTCTGtcttcaaaatatatacaactgtctttgttgctgctgattctgctgctgctgctgatgctggtgttgctgatgtttttgttgcagtttGCCATGTGCCAggaaaaaacattttgctttTCACAATGCAATTCCGTTACAGTTTtacgttgttttttttctttacgcCAACAGCGAATGCAACGGAAGTTGTCACGTTGCATTGTTGCAacgcttgttgttgctcttgttatGTGAAAAGAAAAGGCgtacagcaacggcagcagaagcagaagcagcagctgcagcagcaacacccaCACACTTGACTGGCTCCGGTTTTGCCTCTGGCTACCATTGTTGGGCCGGCTTTCGATTGTCATTTCAACTTTACGCGCTTTGCATACATGTATTGGTATGTGCGTAATGTGCAGCGGGGGAGaaaggagaggagaggagtaGAAGTGGAAGTGGAGTGAACAGGAGGCGTGCCACATTAgcggcaaaaagaaaaatatgctTGTATTGTATTGTCAACAATCGCTGCCAACGCGACTGCGACGTATGAGTAACGTGGTCGCGTCTGCCACGTTTCTCGTGCCATGTCAACATGCAAAACAACAATGAGGCGGAAGCACATTGTAAGCCCGACACGACTCCTCTATGCCAGAGCCTCCAAACATGCCGTTGAGGTGCTGAGGTGCGACGGCCACTGCCtgtatttctcttttttcggTTGAAGCTGCTTGTTGGTTGCTGCTTGTCGGAATGGagcaattataattttgtaaatcgACGGAAGTCGAATAAgcacacatttaaaaaaaaactcccCCCTATCGCCTGCAGCCATCAAGATACAGCAAATGATAATTGCATCTCGTGCATGACACAAAGAATAcatgaatttattataaatattacacGCCAATTACTTGCAAATATAACTAAGCGAATAATGTTGTAGGAAAAGTATGATCATGTTAAACGAGTCgaacaaaaattacaattccaaaatctaataaaaataatccaTTTCTGAAGTGGATGTTTTCAAtgtattaaattacaaatgcaTACAAATGTACAAGTCTGATTTTCTCATTTATTTCTTCTCATcatagtatttaatatttaccaATTTTATAAGTTTGGGCTTCTATTTCACAATGTCAATTCCAGCGTCGATCACACGCTATCGGCGCTTTATTATCGATtctttaatttcatcattCTTTTATCGAGACTTTCTTAGTTGAAGTGTTGAGTAGGGCGTAAAGATAGCTTTGTTTAAGTGTTGTGTAACTTATAAAGTTTAACAgataataaattcaactacTCCAgaatagtaataaaataataaaaattaatttaataacaaaggtaaattaattaaataaaataatatattgcgATGTTCAATTTTCAATCTCTTCTCATTATTTCTGTTCATTTTAACCATTCCATTTTCTATCAACTCACTTTACTATATCGGTTTCATTCCATCGATTACTTGATAGACCAGGGCTGCAAATAAGTATAACGTTATATCCTATTTAGACCAAGTTCATCTGCTTCAATGATGCAATTCTATAATACAAGTGTTTACACCAAAACTGCATCATGCGAACAGCTGTTAGGTAAGTAAACATCTCAGGCAGAAGGAAGAAGAATATCAAGAGCTATAGAAACTAATCAACCAAATtagcaatttaataatttatgcgaCACTGAtgacatttaaaaaatataggaatatataaattttatttattatcaattgTCTCTACTTATTTCCGgttaacataataataaacaatctTACTCTGCAACGATCATAATTCTATACAAAGTACTCAAATTGATCGTCTTGGCGAATTTTCTTGCTTATGGTAGGATGCAGCGAAAGGTTTTCTGAACGGAAATTTCTATCATGCAGTAGTGTAACGTAATGCAGCCCAATCGAGACAGTGtataaaatctttaaatacATTACctatattctattattattattaactataacatcataacaaaataataaaaaacatcaGACAACACGCAATAGTAACTCCTCAATTCCATGCTGGAACgattgaaataattattttgccTTTTCTCAAAGTGGCCAGTATTTGatcataaacaatttaatcacAAATTGTAACCTTATTCGATTAGAGTTCAATTTCCTGCTGCGCCAAAGACATGAAATAAGTTCAACGAAAACTTACACTGCTCAATACACTCCAAGAACTGCCAATAAAGTGCTTTGTGTGTCTCgcaaagaaaaaacgaaaagatgTGAAATTAAGGTACGCGAAAAAACTTTTGCGACGGAATCGAAAAGCGTCTTTTCTCCCACGctcagttgctgttgtggctcaAGGATGCTTATCAAAGGACACACGAGGTACTGACGTGCACTCACAAAGCGAGGCAGCAAGGATGCATCGGGAAAGCGCGGAGTGTCATGTGGCATGAGCCATGGCAAGGCGACGAAGCGAAGCGCGTAAGTTTGCAGTTTTTCTGCTGCGTTTTCCTTTGGGAAAACTCGCACAGCGAGTTCTGCATATGACTGCAGGCACgtctctgagtgtgtgtgtgtgtgtaggtgttaGTGTGTAAGTTGATTTATGCCACTTTATACACAGAAATGCAGCTCagtctctcccactctctctctttctatcacTCTCTGaatgtctctttctctcatcCTCTCTTTCAGCGTAAGTGCAAGGCTGCTGTATAAATGATTTATTGCTATTCCCGCGACAGTTTCGTTTCGCTTTCGTTTGCCGCTCTGCAACAACTGGCAACATTtgcacacactctcacacactcacgcactccccctcacacacacacacacacacacacacacactcacacgaaCACAGACAGTTGCAGCAAGACAAAGGCTTGCAGACACTGCAGAAACTGTCGCACTTTTTgccataataaataattataattgttttcctttttgtcCCACTCTCCAtacccattcccattcccatccCCATACCCCGCCACCCACCACATGCGCATTAATAAaccttataaatatttaagttgtGTGAAAAATTGCAGTGCTGAGGTGACAGTTAATGGAAATGCGGGTAATTGAATGTGCCACGCAATATCCATGCCATAGTCACCTGCAGTTTATGCTACCAACCAGGTGTTAAGGCCCGATTGCTTTATCCCAGTAAGTCTTGGCTGATGCAGCAGATGGCGTGAAAATTTGCATAGTCTCGTTACAAAGCAAAACGAACGAACCGGAGACGAAATCGAGCCTGTTGCATGCAACTTAAGCTGCTGAATCTAATCGAATAGCTTGTCATCTCAACAGATCGCTGATTTCACTTAAAGATCagtgaatatttaaaaatatgctttGATAAATAATACAATCAGAAATCGAGTCCAAGACTAAGCTAGAGCATTGAGAGTTTTTGGCAAAAGCTCTGCCGAGGGAAGAGCTCACAACTTTGTCGTATTCCGCAGCTGGCAGAAGCAACTTCAAAAGTTCAAACTTTGAGCTTGGCCACCCAAAAATCTTTGTTTCCGTTTATTTTCATCATCAAAATGCG of Drosophila nasuta strain 15112-1781.00 chromosome 3, ASM2355853v1, whole genome shotgun sequence contains these proteins:
- the LOC132791332 gene encoding general odorant-binding protein 57b-like, with amino-acid sequence MSKQQTSLYSVLLLCGLLALVECRHPFDFFEESFEDFEHCLQSNNITHDEYEAFEAFGNKENLLKDKVEAKFKCNIDCQLQKQPIKWLNQQGRMDLKLMNATTEAAESITNCMRDALNEQCSYSFKLVICAYLANHPVVDYEYNEESLFELPADDYEYQTEESHETVNNANTILNVLQINIPN
- the LOC132791554 gene encoding general odorant-binding protein 57c, whose translation is MTVILKSIIFIGIFAVFLGLVHSFSDDDLDMAVNQCLEDNNISREEYVALMNVTSSEESDDDLEMKYKCALHCLAVALEVVDSNGYVDVELVENHGKLTEDNYVAFTECKEENDYLEDMCEYAYKFVICLQTRIDLNAFNNETD